A region of Chloracidobacterium sp. DNA encodes the following proteins:
- a CDS encoding ABC transporter permease, whose amino-acid sequence MNFSETLKLAFAAIWAHKLRSFLTLLGMIIGVTAFMVVLSLLQGFNAYVDEKIAGIGSNSFTVRRFSFDDFKDTDTVAAAQRRNKELTFDEQDFIREHAQLIDKIGAKAGNTSREIKHGDESLQDVQIAGAEPVVAEIDKLDIAEGRFFSPPENDNAVRVAYIGMDVATKLFPQGGAVGGEITIQGIPYRIVGIQTAKGTVFGQPQDNFVTLPIKTFGAAFGGLVRQRAPYFVVTAKNEKVFNDAVEEVRTLMRIKRKLEFGEKDTFGILTPDAITGIRDRILGPTFLVIIAVPTIALLVGAIVIMNIMLVSVTERTKEIGIRKSLGARQADILKQFLMESATLSAIGGIIGLLIAEVLGIVITAFVFQTRIPLWSAFFAIAVSGAVGVLAGLFPAWKAARLDPIEALRAD is encoded by the coding sequence ATGAATTTTAGCGAAACACTTAAACTTGCATTTGCCGCGATCTGGGCGCATAAGCTGCGTTCGTTTTTGACGCTGCTCGGAATGATCATAGGTGTGACGGCGTTTATGGTCGTGCTGTCGCTGCTGCAGGGGTTTAATGCTTACGTCGATGAAAAGATCGCGGGCATCGGTTCGAATTCATTTACTGTGAGGCGTTTTAGCTTTGACGATTTCAAAGACACCGACACCGTCGCGGCGGCACAGCGGCGTAACAAGGAACTAACATTTGATGAACAGGATTTCATCCGCGAGCACGCTCAGCTTATTGATAAGATCGGCGCCAAGGCTGGCAATACTTCGCGTGAGATAAAGCACGGCGACGAAAGCCTGCAGGACGTCCAGATCGCTGGTGCCGAACCGGTAGTAGCCGAGATCGACAAACTTGATATCGCCGAAGGCAGATTCTTTTCGCCGCCCGAAAACGACAATGCAGTGCGGGTTGCGTATATCGGCATGGATGTCGCGACGAAGCTGTTTCCGCAAGGCGGAGCTGTCGGCGGCGAGATAACCATTCAAGGAATTCCCTACCGTATCGTCGGCATTCAAACGGCGAAAGGCACCGTCTTTGGGCAGCCGCAGGATAATTTTGTAACGCTGCCGATCAAGACATTCGGTGCGGCTTTTGGCGGGTTGGTGCGGCAGCGGGCGCCGTACTTCGTCGTGACGGCGAAGAACGAGAAGGTGTTCAACGATGCGGTCGAGGAAGTCAGGACCTTGATGCGGATCAAGCGAAAACTGGAATTTGGTGAGAAAGATACATTCGGCATCCTCACACCTGACGCTATCACCGGCATTCGCGACAGAATTTTGGGGCCGACGTTTTTGGTGATCATTGCTGTGCCGACGATCGCCTTGCTTGTCGGCGCCATTGTCATCATGAACATCATGCTCGTCTCCGTCACCGAACGAACCAAGGAGATCGGCATCAGAAAAAGCCTCGGAGCACGGCAGGCTGACATCTTGAAGCAATTCCTCATGGAATCCGCGACGCTGTCGGCGATAGGCGGTATCATCGGCCTTCTGATCGCGGAAGTGCTTGGGATCGTTATTACAGCTTTTGTATTCCAGACGCGAATACCTTTGTGGTCGGCATTTTTTGCGATAGCGGTTTCCGGCGCTGTAGGCGTTTTGGCGGGTTTATTTCCAGCCTGGAAGGCGGCGAGGCTTGACCCGATAGAGGCACTCAGAGCCGATTGA
- a CDS encoding ABC transporter permease has protein sequence MTILNSPFYENFKMAFDTIRGNKLRSFLTILGVVVGVITVMLISSIISGINVAVEKEVESFGTRSIFLYKMDIGIRTSQPTREERMRKPLTMEDADAIGQLPSIEVAVPFLDISNNFFGQKINVTGKNGKTSTSVQLQGTLPAMDKAPGEVLIDGRWFSDGENDAKANVCVIGDFVREAYFPYESPLGQTIEVGGQEFRIIGLLQKREQLFGGGGGNNDQTNVIYMPMGAALKLKPNADDLFILAVAREGYLEKAKDAVQDLLRIRRQVKFGDPNNFSMETAASLIDQFSAITGGVFLAMVVISSVGLMIGGIGVMNIMLVSVTERTREIGIRKAIGAKQSDILLQFLIEAATLTGFGGVVGLLIGWLLTFIVRLIMPSYVPLWAPIAGFGASVGIGIIFGLFPAWKAARLDPIESLRYE, from the coding sequence ATGACTATTTTAAACAGCCCATTTTACGAGAATTTCAAGATGGCGTTCGATACGATACGCGGCAATAAGCTGCGCTCGTTTTTGACGATACTTGGCGTCGTTGTCGGCGTTATTACGGTCATGTTGATCTCGTCGATAATCAGCGGCATTAACGTTGCGGTCGAAAAGGAAGTTGAATCGTTTGGAACGCGGTCGATCTTTCTTTACAAGATGGACATAGGCATCCGCACCAGCCAACCCACGCGCGAAGAGCGGATGCGTAAACCTCTGACGATGGAGGATGCAGATGCAATCGGACAACTGCCGAGTATCGAAGTGGCGGTGCCCTTTCTCGATATTTCAAATAACTTCTTTGGGCAAAAAATTAACGTTACGGGCAAGAACGGTAAGACATCGACGTCGGTGCAACTGCAAGGAACTCTGCCGGCAATGGACAAAGCCCCTGGCGAAGTGCTGATCGACGGACGTTGGTTTTCGGACGGCGAGAACGACGCAAAAGCCAACGTTTGCGTCATCGGTGATTTTGTCCGCGAGGCGTATTTCCCCTACGAATCACCGCTTGGACAGACGATCGAGGTTGGGGGACAGGAATTTCGTATTATTGGTTTGCTGCAAAAACGCGAACAGCTTTTCGGCGGTGGCGGCGGGAATAACGATCAAACAAATGTAATTTATATGCCGATGGGAGCGGCACTAAAATTAAAGCCGAACGCGGATGACCTTTTTATTTTAGCGGTTGCGCGCGAAGGCTATCTTGAAAAAGCAAAGGACGCTGTTCAAGACCTTTTACGTATCCGCCGACAGGTAAAATTCGGCGACCCAAATAATTTTTCAATGGAAACGGCGGCGAGCCTGATCGATCAATTTTCAGCGATCACAGGCGGCGTATTTTTGGCAATGGTCGTGATCTCGTCGGTGGGATTAATGATCGGCGGGATTGGCGTGATGAATATTATGCTCGTTTCCGTGACCGAGAGAACGCGAGAGATCGGCATTCGAAAAGCGATCGGAGCGAAACAGAGCGATATATTACTTCAGTTCCTCATTGAGGCTGCGACATTGACCGGATTTGGAGGCGTCGTTGGCTTACTGATCGGTTGGCTTCTCACGTTTATAGTTAGATTGATAATGCCGTCCTATGTTCCTCTGTGGGCACCGATCGCAGGTTTTGGAGCCAGCGTCGGCATAGGCATAATTTTCGGGCTGTTCCCGGCATGGAAAGCAGCCCGTCTGGATCCGATCGAAAGTCTTCGATACGAGTAA